A single genomic interval of Candidatus Bipolaricaulis anaerobius harbors:
- a CDS encoding DUF2207 domain-containing protein, protein MTRFALVLALLFPILGCGEEIQSYSVRAEIGEDGSVAVREEIVVYFDVARHGVYREIPISYRLPTGETYRLRVTVDEVLAEGEPVPYRKYTEGKNLVLQIGDPDRTVRGPIAYTIRYQLRRALRRYDEEIELYWNAIGTDWAMPIARARVEIAFPPEVAPTDVRTVGYRGAYGTMGPWELGWADGSLVGEAAGLRAGEGLTVAVRFPEGTVALPGAWQGFLWFLQDNLYAGIPILILVGMFTLWWKRGRDPKVGSVAPEYTPIAGLGPAEAGVLLDNRVDPRDFAAGILSLATKGHIKIREIWTDESAREPDDFELVATESDAPLTPYEQALRDALLGGAGSRKLSDLKYKLYDKMPGLKTRLYMDLSEDGYYLGNPNHVRSAYYGIGIGTIVLAAFLGSLTQSLYLGLALGVSGLIILLFAPFMPKRTGKGTEALRSVLGLVEYIRRAEVDRIEFAAREKHFDELLPYAMALGLTELWTKKFDGLLAQPPQWYEGRFPTFAPYWFGRRLVALQHSAYSAATSAPRSAHSGGWSGGSGFGGRGFSGGGMGGGGGRSW, encoded by the coding sequence ATGACGCGCTTCGCCCTCGTCCTCGCCCTCCTGTTCCCCATCCTCGGCTGCGGGGAGGAGATCCAGAGCTACTCCGTCCGGGCGGAGATCGGGGAGGACGGATCCGTCGCCGTGCGCGAGGAGATCGTGGTGTACTTCGACGTCGCCCGCCACGGGGTCTACCGCGAGATCCCCATCTCCTACCGCCTCCCCACGGGGGAGACCTACCGGCTGCGGGTCACGGTGGACGAGGTCCTGGCGGAGGGCGAGCCGGTTCCGTACCGGAAGTACACGGAAGGGAAGAACCTCGTCCTCCAGATCGGCGACCCGGACCGCACCGTGCGCGGCCCGATTGCGTATACAATCCGTTACCAACTCCGGCGAGCCCTGCGCCGCTACGACGAGGAGATCGAGCTCTACTGGAACGCGATCGGAACCGACTGGGCGATGCCCATCGCCCGGGCTCGGGTCGAGATCGCGTTCCCCCCTGAGGTCGCCCCCACCGACGTGAGAACAGTAGGGTACCGCGGTGCGTACGGGACCATGGGCCCGTGGGAGTTGGGGTGGGCTGACGGCTCTCTCGTGGGCGAGGCAGCCGGGCTGCGGGCGGGGGAGGGGCTCACGGTCGCGGTGCGGTTCCCGGAGGGAACGGTGGCCCTCCCCGGGGCGTGGCAGGGATTCCTGTGGTTCCTCCAAGATAACCTGTACGCGGGGATCCCGATCCTCATCCTGGTCGGGATGTTCACCCTGTGGTGGAAGCGAGGGCGCGATCCCAAGGTGGGGTCGGTGGCCCCGGAGTACACGCCGATCGCTGGCCTGGGCCCGGCCGAGGCGGGGGTGCTCCTCGATAACCGCGTCGATCCGCGCGACTTCGCGGCGGGGATCCTCTCGTTAGCCACGAAGGGGCACATCAAGATCCGCGAGATCTGGACAGACGAAAGCGCTCGCGAGCCCGACGACTTCGAGCTCGTGGCCACGGAGAGCGATGCCCCGCTCACCCCGTACGAGCAGGCCCTGCGCGACGCCCTGCTCGGCGGGGCGGGGAGTCGGAAGCTCTCCGACCTCAAGTACAAGCTGTACGACAAGATGCCAGGCCTCAAGACCCGGCTGTACATGGACCTGAGCGAAGACGGGTATTACCTCGGGAACCCCAACCATGTGCGCAGCGCCTATTACGGGATCGGCATCGGGACGATCGTCCTCGCCGCCTTCCTCGGGTCCCTCACCCAGTCCCTCTACCTCGGCCTCGCCCTCGGCGTCTCCGGTCTCATCATCCTCCTCTTCGCCCCGTTCATGCCCAAGCGGACGGGGAAGGGGACCGAGGCGTTGCGGAGCGTGCTGGGGTTGGTGGAGTACATCCGCCGCGCTGAGGTGGACCGGATCGAGTTCGCGGCCCGGGAGAAGCACTTCGACGAGCTCCTCCCCTACGCGATGGCCCTCGGGCTGACCGAGCTGTGGACGAAGAAGTTCGACGGGCTCCTCGCCCAGCCTCCCCAGTGGTACGAGGGGCGGTTCCCCACGTTCGCCCCGTACTGGTTTGGGAGGAGGCTCGTCGCCCTCCAGCATAGCGCCTACAGCGCCGCCACCTCGGCCCCGCGCTCGGCCCATAGCGGCGGGTGGAGCGGCGGGTCGGGGTTCGGGGGGCGCGGGTTCTCCGGGGGGGGGATGGGCGGCGGGGGAGGGCGGAGCTGGTGA
- a CDS encoding LemA family protein → MDFGSLIGWIVLGVFVLLFLWVTVVYNKLVRLGVRAEEAWRGIDTLLRKRFDLIPNLVETVKGYATHEREVFERVTEARSASMKAQTPKEQAEADNVLAGTLKSLFAVAENYPELKANVNFTALQKSLEELEEEIARSRRYYNAVVRDLNTAIKVFPQNMIANLFRIKEREFYMLPSETMAEPPKVDFSR, encoded by the coding sequence ATGGACTTCGGATCGCTGATCGGGTGGATCGTCCTAGGCGTGTTCGTCCTCCTCTTCCTGTGGGTGACCGTGGTGTACAACAAGCTCGTCCGGCTCGGGGTGCGGGCGGAGGAGGCATGGCGGGGGATCGACACCCTGCTGCGCAAGCGGTTCGACCTCATCCCGAACCTCGTGGAAACGGTCAAGGGCTACGCAACCCACGAACGGGAGGTGTTCGAGCGGGTGACCGAAGCCCGCTCGGCGTCGATGAAGGCGCAGACGCCCAAGGAGCAGGCCGAGGCGGACAACGTCCTCGCCGGGACCCTCAAGTCGCTGTTCGCCGTGGCGGAGAACTACCCCGAGCTGAAGGCGAACGTGAACTTCACCGCGCTTCAGAAGTCGCTCGAGGAGCTGGAGGAGGAGATCGCCCGTTCGCGCCGCTACTACAACGCGGTGGTCCGCGATCTAAATACGGCGATCAAGGTGTTCCCCCAGAACATGATCGCAAACCTGTTCCGAATCAAGGAGCGGGAGTTCTACATGCTCCCCTCGGAGACGATGGCGGAGCCGCCGAAGGTGGACTTCAGCCGATGA
- the fsa gene encoding fructose-6-phosphate aldolase, whose protein sequence is MKLYLDTANVAEIRELSWLVDGVTTNPSLVAREKRPFSEVLGEICGIVRGPVSAEVVALDRDGMIREARELARVAPNVVVKIPMTEAGMQAVQALAREEVHTNVTLVFSANQALLAAKCGATYVSPFVGRIDDAGGDGMGVVAEILPIYRHYGFPTEVIVASVRHPGHVLQAALLGAPIATVPYEVLKKLFGHPLTEAGIARFLKDWQKVPKA, encoded by the coding sequence ATGAAGCTCTACCTGGACACGGCGAACGTGGCGGAGATCCGCGAGCTCTCCTGGCTCGTGGACGGGGTGACGACGAACCCGTCCCTCGTGGCGCGGGAGAAGCGGCCGTTCTCCGAGGTGCTAGGGGAGATCTGTGGGATCGTGCGCGGTCCGGTGTCGGCAGAAGTCGTGGCCCTCGATCGCGACGGGATGATCCGCGAGGCGCGGGAACTGGCGCGCGTTGCCCCGAACGTGGTCGTGAAGATCCCCATGACCGAGGCCGGGATGCAGGCCGTGCAGGCCCTGGCGCGGGAAGAGGTGCACACGAACGTGACCCTCGTCTTCTCCGCGAACCAGGCCCTGCTCGCCGCCAAGTGCGGGGCGACCTACGTCTCCCCGTTCGTGGGGAGGATTGACGACGCTGGTGGGGACGGGATGGGCGTCGTGGCGGAGATCCTCCCGATCTACCGCCACTACGGGTTCCCGACCGAGGTCATTGTGGCGAGCGTGCGCCATCCCGGCCACGTCCTCCAGGCGGCCCTCCTCGGCGCGCCCATCGCCACCGTGCCCTACGAGGTCCTGAAGAAGCTGTTCGGGCACCCCCTCACCGAGGCGGGGATTGCCCGGTTCCTCAAGGACTGGCAGAAGGTCCCCAAGGCCTGA
- a CDS encoding P1 family peptidase — MNAFRDARLSLGQLPPGAGGTLADVPGVRVGHHTIAHGEGANAIRTGVTAILPPGDPYAEPLPAGVFVLHGHGKALGLWQILHLGELETPILLTNTLAVPRCADALLTWTLARHPSARSVNPVVLECNDGRLSAIEARPVTEGDALAALGAGAEHVEEGCVGAGTGMVAFGLKSGIGTASRAVGSFTVGALALPNMGRREDLRPPPGLPAPARASPPDQQGATGSLIVVLATNAPLSPEQLSRLARRASLGAARTGAPATTESGDFTVAFSIGWRIPRGVERIPMELIADRSPTMGGLYRAAAEATEEAIYSALVAATPLAGRDGQVVPTVVRP, encoded by the coding sequence GTGAACGCGTTTCGTGACGCTCGTCTGTCGCTGGGGCAGCTCCCGCCCGGAGCGGGGGGAACGCTCGCCGATGTCCCCGGGGTGCGGGTCGGGCACCACACGATCGCCCACGGCGAAGGCGCAAACGCTATCCGCACCGGGGTCACGGCGATCCTCCCCCCCGGGGATCCCTACGCGGAGCCCCTTCCGGCCGGGGTGTTCGTCCTCCACGGCCACGGGAAGGCGTTGGGGCTCTGGCAGATCCTCCACCTCGGGGAACTGGAGACCCCGATCCTCCTCACGAACACCCTCGCCGTACCCCGGTGCGCCGATGCGCTTCTCACCTGGACCCTCGCCCGACATCCCTCAGCGCGGTCCGTGAACCCCGTCGTCTTGGAGTGTAACGATGGCCGACTGTCGGCGATCGAGGCCCGTCCTGTGACGGAGGGCGACGCCCTGGCCGCCCTGGGGGCAGGGGCGGAGCATGTCGAGGAAGGGTGTGTGGGAGCCGGGACGGGGATGGTCGCGTTCGGCCTCAAGTCTGGGATCGGAACGGCGTCCCGCGCCGTGGGTTCGTTCACGGTGGGCGCCCTCGCCCTCCCCAACATGGGCCGCCGGGAAGACCTCCGTCCCCCCCCTGGCCTCCCGGCACCGGCGAGGGCCAGCCCGCCTGATCAACAAGGGGCGACGGGTTCGCTCATCGTGGTCCTGGCCACAAATGCCCCGCTTTCCCCCGAACAACTGTCGCGGCTCGCCCGCCGGGCCTCCCTCGGCGCTGCCCGCACCGGGGCCCCGGCCACCACGGAGAGCGGGGACTTCACCGTTGCCTTCTCCATCGGGTGGCGGATCCCGCGGGGGGTGGAACGTATCCCGATGGAGCTCATCGCCGATCGCTCCCCGACGATGGGGGGCCTGTACCGGGCCGCGGCCGAGGCCACGGAAGAGGCGATCTACTCCGCCCTCGTTGCCGCCACCCCCCTCGCCGGCCGCGATGGCCAGGTCGTTCCCACCGTGGTTCGTCCCTGA
- a CDS encoding glutamine synthetase family protein, whose translation MTFSELVALIQAEDIRWVDLRAADLLGRLRCLTLPAGELTPATFANGVGAAASHYGLPGGDLVLIPDLSTARVDATRDPPSVVLLCDLAQPDEGPHPLAPRTVAKAAEAFLASAGIADEARFGVELEFYLFDAIWIEDAPLAQWVEVSPLGAAGPRAVPGPRSGYHAGGPEDQGRLLRQRVVETLGQWGIPVRYHHHEGGALGQMEIELGLGRLLDAADWTALAMDAISRLAAAEGLVACFLPKPLHNQAGSGLHFHQYLAAKGVNLFSGEEGLSETAFHYVGGLLAHGRALSALVSPSTNSYRRLGPGFEAPVHLSFGRANRTAAVRIPGYLTDPAHARIEYRPPDPTSNPYLALAACLMAGVDGIREGVDPVAKGWGPVEGGLAARGGKRRIASLPGSLGEALTALERDHDFLTLGGVFPEELLDRWISVKEDEIRELAGRPHPYEFLLYA comes from the coding sequence ATGACGTTCAGCGAGCTCGTTGCCCTCATCCAGGCCGAGGACATCCGCTGGGTGGACCTCCGCGCAGCCGACCTGCTGGGCCGACTGCGCTGCCTGACCCTGCCCGCCGGCGAACTCACCCCGGCCACCTTCGCCAACGGCGTGGGAGCAGCGGCCTCCCACTATGGGCTCCCGGGAGGGGATCTCGTCCTCATCCCCGACCTCTCCACCGCCCGCGTGGACGCGACCCGCGACCCGCCATCGGTCGTCCTCCTGTGCGACCTCGCCCAGCCCGACGAGGGGCCTCATCCCCTCGCCCCGCGGACGGTGGCCAAGGCGGCGGAGGCGTTCCTCGCGAGCGCGGGGATCGCCGACGAGGCGCGGTTCGGGGTAGAGCTCGAGTTCTACCTGTTCGACGCGATCTGGATCGAGGATGCGCCCCTCGCCCAATGGGTCGAGGTGAGCCCGCTCGGGGCAGCCGGGCCGCGGGCGGTGCCGGGCCCCCGCTCCGGCTACCACGCGGGCGGGCCGGAGGACCAGGGACGGCTCCTCCGACAGCGGGTGGTGGAGACCCTCGGCCAGTGGGGGATCCCCGTCCGCTACCACCACCACGAGGGGGGGGCGTTGGGACAGATGGAGATCGAACTTGGGTTGGGAAGGCTCCTCGACGCGGCGGACTGGACGGCCCTGGCCATGGACGCGATCTCCCGCCTCGCCGCCGCGGAAGGGCTCGTGGCCTGCTTCCTCCCAAAGCCGCTCCACAACCAGGCCGGCAGCGGCCTCCACTTCCATCAATACCTCGCTGCAAAGGGCGTGAACCTGTTTTCAGGCGAGGAAGGCCTCTCCGAGACCGCGTTCCACTACGTGGGAGGCCTCCTCGCTCATGGCCGGGCCCTCTCCGCCCTCGTCTCCCCGTCCACGAACTCCTACCGCCGCCTGGGGCCGGGGTTCGAAGCCCCGGTCCACCTCTCGTTCGGCCGGGCGAACCGCACCGCCGCGGTCCGCATCCCCGGCTACCTCACCGACCCCGCCCACGCCCGGATCGAGTACCGGCCGCCGGATCCCACCTCCAATCCCTACCTCGCGCTCGCGGCGTGCCTCATGGCCGGCGTGGACGGGATCCGAGAGGGGGTAGATCCGGTGGCGAAGGGGTGGGGGCCGGTGGAAGGTGGCCTCGCTGCACGGGGGGGGAAACGGCGCATCGCATCCCTCCCGGGGAGCCTCGGCGAGGCCCTTACGGCCCTGGAGCGGGACCACGACTTCCTCACCCTGGGTGGAGTATTTCCTGAGGAACTCCTTGACCGCTGGATCTCGGTCAAGGAGGACGAGATCCGGGAGCTCGCTGGTCGGCCGCACCCGTACGAATTCCTCCTCTACGCGTGA
- a CDS encoding histidine kinase N-terminal 7TM domain-containing protein — protein sequence MTWQWTPLAIVLLTTSALAVGVAIGLMRYRRIRGIPALAATMFAVAWWALAVGLESAAVPLRLKILLSTLEYAGSGSSAALFLFFALRYTGRTAGRSRRTLALLWALPIAQVALVATNDLHHWIWTGFTSGPPRSNILVYHHGPAFFIVVVGLYIYLALAMSLLVSSALRAPIPQRRQTAAILVAAVFPILGGLLYTIGLTPVPGLDLAPISFLLSGLTLSVAIVPLHLFKLVPAAREALIERMSDGIIVVDAAGRIVDSNPAARALLSLAAEALGTEAAHALAIWPEIAPHLLPHEESHLELTASQDPLLRLDVRVTPLKGGIAGPTGHLLVVRDVTGQYRSETMLQEANEELHAQVQEVQRLQKELREQALRDPLTKVFNRRYFDEAFPRLLERATHDGRPLAVVLFDIDLFKKTNDTYGHRVGDELLVVLGRLLTRLTRPGDIACRLGGEEFVLVLPETDLSTAVGRADEIRRAFAAAMVPGLGLGTGPTLSAGAAAFPDHGVTPDELVHAADGALYRAKGMGRNRVCTARGDVRS from the coding sequence ATGACCTGGCAATGGACACCCCTGGCGATCGTGCTCCTTACCACGAGTGCCCTCGCGGTTGGGGTGGCGATTGGCCTCATGCGCTACCGCCGGATCCGGGGCATCCCTGCTCTCGCCGCCACCATGTTCGCCGTAGCGTGGTGGGCGCTCGCGGTGGGGCTGGAATCTGCCGCCGTCCCGCTCCGTCTGAAGATCCTCCTGTCCACCCTCGAATACGCGGGCTCAGGAAGCTCTGCGGCTCTGTTCCTCTTCTTCGCCCTCCGTTACACCGGGCGGACCGCGGGGAGGTCGCGGCGCACGTTGGCGCTCCTATGGGCCCTCCCCATCGCCCAGGTCGCCCTCGTGGCGACGAACGACCTTCACCACTGGATCTGGACCGGCTTCACCTCCGGGCCGCCGAGGTCCAACATCCTCGTCTACCACCACGGCCCGGCCTTCTTCATCGTGGTCGTTGGGCTCTACATCTACCTCGCCCTGGCCATGTCCCTGCTCGTCTCCTCTGCCCTCCGCGCGCCCATTCCCCAGCGGCGGCAGACGGCGGCCATCTTGGTTGCTGCGGTGTTCCCCATCCTCGGTGGCCTCCTGTACACGATAGGCCTCACCCCCGTCCCGGGGCTGGACCTCGCGCCGATCAGCTTCCTCCTGAGCGGGCTCACCCTCTCCGTCGCCATCGTCCCCCTCCACCTGTTCAAGCTGGTGCCGGCGGCCCGCGAGGCGCTCATCGAACGGATGAGCGACGGGATCATCGTGGTGGACGCCGCGGGGCGGATCGTGGACTCCAACCCAGCGGCGCGAGCTCTCCTCTCGCTGGCGGCGGAGGCCCTCGGAACGGAAGCAGCTCACGCGCTTGCGATCTGGCCGGAGATCGCACCCCATCTCCTCCCGCATGAGGAGTCCCACCTCGAGCTCACCGCGTCCCAGGATCCCCTCCTCCGCCTCGACGTGCGGGTGACACCCCTGAAGGGGGGCATCGCGGGGCCCACTGGCCATCTCCTCGTTGTCCGCGACGTGACCGGGCAGTATCGATCGGAGACGATGCTCCAGGAGGCCAACGAGGAATTGCACGCACAGGTTCAGGAGGTCCAGCGCCTCCAGAAGGAGCTTCGGGAGCAGGCGCTCCGCGACCCGTTGACCAAGGTGTTCAACCGCCGGTACTTCGACGAGGCCTTCCCCCGCCTCCTCGAGCGGGCCACGCACGACGGCCGCCCTCTGGCGGTGGTGCTGTTCGACATCGACCTCTTCAAGAAGACGAACGATACCTACGGTCACCGCGTGGGGGACGAGCTGCTCGTTGTGCTCGGACGGCTGTTGACCCGCCTCACCCGCCCGGGGGACATCGCCTGTCGGCTGGGGGGGGAGGAGTTCGTGCTCGTCCTGCCGGAGACGGACCTCTCCACGGCCGTAGGGCGGGCGGACGAAATTCGCCGCGCGTTCGCCGCGGCCATGGTCCCTGGCCTCGGTCTCGGGACGGGTCCGACCCTGTCCGCCGGGGCCGCGGCCTTCCCCGACCACGGCGTGACCCCGGACGAGCTCGTGCACGCGGCCGATGGGGCCCTGTACCGCGCAAAAGGGATGGGACGAAACCGGGTCTGCACAGCACGGGGAGATGTCCGGAGCTAG
- a CDS encoding 8-oxo-dGTP diphosphatase, with amino-acid sequence MRIEDIDWARWEPEQEATLLFVIRDGQILLIHKKRGLGAGKVNGPGGHVEHGETPAACAVREVEEELGITPLGVEPCGELRFQFTDGLSLLVHVFRAGDCRGEPRESDEAIPFWVPVDEIPFDRMWADDRIWFPWMLRGERFAGRFTFDGDALLNFELHRAPSGLP; translated from the coding sequence ATGAGGATCGAAGACATCGACTGGGCGAGGTGGGAACCCGAGCAGGAGGCAACGCTCCTCTTCGTCATCCGCGATGGGCAGATCCTCCTCATCCACAAGAAGCGGGGCCTGGGGGCGGGCAAGGTCAACGGCCCGGGCGGCCACGTCGAGCATGGGGAAACGCCGGCGGCGTGCGCGGTGCGCGAGGTGGAAGAGGAGCTGGGGATCACCCCGCTGGGCGTCGAACCGTGCGGTGAGCTCCGGTTCCAGTTCACCGACGGCCTTTCCCTCCTCGTCCACGTGTTTCGGGCGGGCGACTGCCGCGGCGAGCCACGGGAATCGGACGAGGCGATCCCGTTCTGGGTCCCCGTGGATGAGATCCCGTTCGACCGGATGTGGGCCGATGACCGCATCTGGTTCCCGTGGATGCTCCGCGGCGAGCGGTTCGCCGGACGGTTCACGTTCGACGGCGATGCCCTCCTCAATTTCGAGCTACACAGGGCCCCGTCCGGCTTGCCGTGA
- a CDS encoding DUF1538 domain-containing protein, which translates to MLKDLLYAFRILSPIVFGLALFQILILRSPLQKPYTLLGGYLLTLVGLFMFLKGISLCLIPIGESVGSNLPALGSRVLIIGVGFLLGYLSTLAEPALQALAMEVEEVSIGALPKSTLVHAVAVGFGVGMSLGIAKILFRISSAKIIIPLLLVSLVLTYFAPAGIVGIAFDSASATTGPINIPISMAIGIGLSKVIVGSDPLLNGFGLVGLTSLGSAISVLVMGMFSGI; encoded by the coding sequence GTGCTCAAGGACTTGCTCTATGCCTTTAGGATCCTAAGCCCCATTGTCTTCGGTCTCGCATTGTTTCAAATCCTGATCCTGAGAAGCCCCCTTCAGAAACCCTATACCCTGTTGGGAGGTTATCTCCTGACCCTTGTCGGCCTGTTTATGTTCTTGAAGGGGATCTCCCTCTGCCTGATCCCCATCGGGGAATCCGTTGGCTCCAACCTGCCGGCGTTGGGCAGCCGAGTGCTGATCATCGGCGTGGGGTTCCTGTTGGGGTACCTGTCCACCCTGGCTGAACCGGCGCTTCAAGCCTTGGCCATGGAGGTTGAGGAGGTTTCTATCGGCGCTTTGCCGAAGAGCACGCTGGTCCATGCGGTGGCCGTCGGCTTCGGCGTCGGGATGTCGCTAGGCATCGCCAAGATCCTCTTCCGGATCTCCTCAGCGAAGATCATCATCCCTCTCCTATTGGTCAGCCTTGTGCTCACGTATTTCGCCCCGGCGGGCATCGTGGGCATCGCCTTTGATTCTGCCAGCGCCACAACCGGTCCGATCAACATTCCCATCAGCATGGCGATCGGCATCGGCCTTTCCAAAGTCATTGTCGGTAGCGACCCGTTGCTGAACGGGTTTGGCTTGGTGGGCCTTACTTCACTTGGCAGCGCCATTTCCGTTCTGGTGATGGGGATGTTCAGTGGGATCTAG
- a CDS encoding P-II family nitrogen regulator has product MHFIVVIIVVARGQADHVVEEAKKAGALGATILFGRGTGEKEFRKFFDLHIESSKEVIFILTEEEKSRPIVKAAVEAGRLNDPGTGILFTMPVIDVIGLHHREPL; this is encoded by the coding sequence ATGCACTTCATCGTTGTGATCATCGTCGTGGCCCGCGGGCAAGCTGACCACGTCGTGGAAGAAGCGAAGAAGGCGGGGGCATTGGGGGCTACCATCCTGTTCGGACGGGGGACAGGGGAGAAGGAGTTCAGGAAATTCTTCGATCTGCACATTGAATCATCCAAAGAGGTCATCTTCATACTGACCGAAGAAGAGAAGAGCAGACCGATCGTCAAGGCCGCGGTCGAGGCTGGGAGGCTCAACGATCCAGGGACCGGCATCCTCTTCACCATGCCGGTGATCGATGTCATCGGCCTGCACCATCGGGAACCCCTGTAG